One stretch of Cyclopterus lumpus isolate fCycLum1 chromosome 10, fCycLum1.pri, whole genome shotgun sequence DNA includes these proteins:
- the map7d3 gene encoding ensconsin isoform X2 translates to MAEGATTLKGLRAQMAAAAQAQAEERRSLSGNSPGPTTNAQAKPQGSRPVIDGAALRIDDRLRVAKERREEAEKQQVVRDSQIMERERKAKVQVERQMEERQKKVDDQRKKEEQKRLAVEEKRKQKQEEEKEHYEAMMRRTLERSQRVEQRQKRWSWGGLSTDSDGRTGDSDAGSSSPVTIVISPASPEKPPRSQQVDKRSTSTMNLKQPSEAGISKRLSSSSATLIKSPDKRVKPRSSSCNRLPNNGNAAQASKEDCKKPQVELTGRSVRRRSSSLTRVSEGRAQATAKPDKATTEDQARRPPACTVDGGVLSRLLTPTQASLARSKSAAALSAEGTNAPASASPLHPPRGPVRSRSIDRQKSGMTTSVSADGALDPSTKDKQFTSPGGQRPASPSSSLGRNRSPSPAPSPAPKRTPSPTVPKQSSRTRPPSPGAMKQRPPSPQPTSAKPPPIQKPALTPTGPPTLRKRDSKSKDLCPVQAVSPQSSDSNKTKEKDDPKASTGTNSAAEAAKILAENRRLMREQKEREEQLRVQREEEEKLRKEEEMRLAEEARLLRLEEEKKLAEERKIQDEEDARLAEEERVRMAEEEAVKQVELQKEREEAEAKALEEAERVRLERDRIMQQNQQERMERKKRIEEIMKRTRKGDQSDLKSDAGDDDKQENDEDEEDEGEDCDTQSQSDDTGMEDEKYESGEAQRKEPLGSVNGKPETDDKENNNGLSTAETQAVSLVPKSRLVEDSEFLNEQDAAKVGLVSGLNGKSNQWSFEELIDLNVHSKALPLIKAEDSNQVLINCDGSSDGTRVAFEDKGTPVNTLHSSNQPIEALSEI, encoded by the exons ctgcagctgcacaaGCACAAGCCGAGGAGCGGCGCAGCCTGTCAGGGAACAGCCCAGGGCCTACAACCAACGCACAAGCTAAACCTCAGGGGAGTAGGCCAG TCATTGACGGTGCTGCACTTAGAATAGACGACCGACTGCGAGTAGCAAAAGAGAGGcgagaggaggcagagaaacaACAGG tTGTGAGAGACTCTCAGATCATGGAGCGGGAGCGCAAGGCCAAGGTGCAAGTGGAGCGTCAGATGGAGGAGCGTCAGAAAAAGGTTGATGACCAGCGAAAAAAGGAGGAGCAGAAACGATTGGctgtggaggagaagaggaaacagaaacaggaagaggaaaag GAGCACTATGAGGCGATGATGCGGCGGACATTAGAGCGTAGTCAGCGAGTGGAGCAGAGGCAGAAGAGATGGTCCTGGGGAGGACTGTCCACAGACTCTGATGGGCGAACAG GAGACTCAGATGCCGGCTCTTCATCTCCAGTAACTATAGTTATCTCCCCTGCCTCGCCAGAAAAGCCACCAAGGAGTCAACAAG TGGACAAGCGCTCCACATCCACCATGAACCTGAAACAGCCGTCCGAGGCTGGCATCAGCAAACGCCTATCCTCCTCTTCTGCCACCCTTATCAAATCTCCTGACAAAC gtgtTAAGCCGAGGAGTTCATCTTGTAATCGGTTGCCTAACAATGGCAATGCTGCTCAGGCCAGTAAGGAAGACTgcaaaaagcctcaggtggaaCTGACAG GCCGTTCCGTCAGGAGGAGAAGTTCCTCCCTCACACGAGTAAGTGAGGGCAGAGCACAGGCCACTGCCAAGCCTGATAAGGCGACAACGGAAGATCAAG CTCGCAGGCCACCGGCTTGCACTGTGGACGGAGGGGTCCTTAGTCGCCTGCTCACCCCCACCCAGGCCTCACTAGCTAGGAGCAAGAGCGCCGCCGCCCTGTCAGCTGAAGGAACAAATGCCCCAG CCTCTGCCAGCCCCCTGCACCCACCGCGGGGGCCTGTGCGCAGCCGCAGCATTGACCGACAGAAGAGCGGGATGACCACCTCTGTGTCGGCCGACGGAGCCCTCGACCCCTCAACG AAGGACAAACAGTTTACATCACCTGGCGGGCAACGTCCCGCCTCTCCATCTAGCAGCCTGGGACGCAACCGTTCACCATCCCCAGCCCCCAGCCCAGCCCCAAAGAGGACGCCCTCCCCAACAGTACCCAA GCAAAGTTCCAGGACACGCCCACCCTCACCGGGTGCAATGAAACAACGCCCCCCATCCCCCCAGCCGACATCGGCCAAACCGCCACCTATCCAGAAGCCTGCTCTCACTCCAACAGGGCCCCCCACCTTGCGAAAGAGGGACTCCAAGTCCAAGGATCTGTGTCCTGTCCAGGCTGTTTCTCCACAGTCGTCGGATTCCAACAAGACCAAAGAGAAAGATG ACCCTAAAGCCTCGACGGGCACCAACTCGGCCGCTGAGGCAGCCAAGATCCTGGCAGAGAACCGCAGACTGATGcgagagcagaaagagagagaggagcagctcCGGGTtcagagggaagaagaggagaa GCtgagaaaggaagaagagatgCGTTTAGCGGAGGAGGCTCGACTTTTacgcctggaggaggagaagaagcttgcagaggagaggaaaattCAAGACGAGGAAGATGCTCGTCTAGCAGAGGAGGAGCGGGTGAGAATGGCAGAAGAGGAGGCAGTGAAACAGGTCGAGCTCCAGAAGGAACGGGAGGAGGCTGAGGCCAAGGCcctggaggaggcagagagagtcCGTCTGGAAAGAGACCGCATtatgcagcagaaccagcaaGAACgaatggagaggaagaag AGAATTgaagaaataatgaaaagaacaagaaaaggAGACCAAAGTGACTTGAAG AGTGATGCAGGAGATGACGATAAGCAGGAGAatgacgaggacgaggaagatgAGGGAGAGGACTGTGACACCCAGA GCCAGTCAGATGACACCGGCATGGAAGATGAAAAATACGAGTCTGGTGAGGCACAACGAAAGGAGCCCCTGGGCAGCGTGAACGGAAAACCAGAGACGGATGACAAGGAGAATAACAATGGCCTAAGCACAGCGGAGACTCAGGCAGTAAG TCTAGTCCCTAAGAGCCGCCTCGTCGAGGACTCTGAGTTCCTGAACGAGCAGGACGCCGCCAAGGTGGGCTTGGTCTCAGGTCTCAATGGTAAATCCAACCAGTGGAGCTTTGAGGAACTCATTGACCTTAACGTCCACTCTAAGGCTCTGCCCCTCATCAAAGCGGAGGACAGTAACCAGGTCTTGATCAACTGTGATGGGAGCTCAGATGGGACCAGGGTAGCCTTCGAGGACAAGGGAACCCCCGTCAACACCCTGCATTCCTCTAATCAACCCATAGAAGCCCTTTCAG AGATTTGA
- the map7d3 gene encoding ensconsin isoform X7: protein MAEGATTLKGLRAQMAAAAQAQAEERRSLSGNSPGPTTNAQAKPQGSRPVIDGAALRIDDRLRVAKERREEAEKQQVVRDSQIMERERKAKVQVERQMEERQKKVDDQRKKEEQKRLAVEEKRKQKQEEEKEHYEAMMRRTLERSQRVEQRQKRWSWGGLSTDSDGRTGDSDAGSSSPVTIVISPASPEKPPRSQQVDKRSTSTMNLKQPSEAGISKRLSSSSATLIKSPDKRVKPRSSSCNRLPNNGNAAQASKEDCKKPQVELTGRSVRRRSSSLTRVSEGRAQATAKPDKATTEDQASASPLHPPRGPVRSRSIDRQKSGMTTSVSADGALDPSTKDKQFTSPGGQRPASPSSSLGRNRSPSPAPSPAPKRTPSPTVPKQSSRTRPPSPGAMKQRPPSPQPTSAKPPPIQKPALTPTGPPTLRKRDSKSKDLCPVQAVSPQSSDSNKTKEKDDPKASTGTNSAAEAAKILAENRRLMREQKEREEQLRVQREEEEKLRKEEEMRLAEEARLLRLEEEKKLAEERKIQDEEDARLAEEERVRMAEEEAVKQVELQKEREEAEAKALEEAERVRLERDRIMQQNQQERMERKKRIEEIMKRTRKGDQSDLKSDAGDDDKQENDEDEEDEGEDCDTQSQSDDTGMEDEKYESGEAQRKEPLGSVNGKPETDDKENNNGLSTAETQAVSLVPKSRLVEDSEFLNEQDAAKVGLVSGLNGKSNQWSFEELIDLNVHSKALPLIKAEDSNQVLINCDGSSDGTRVAFEDKGTPVNTLHSSNQPIEALSEI, encoded by the exons ctgcagctgcacaaGCACAAGCCGAGGAGCGGCGCAGCCTGTCAGGGAACAGCCCAGGGCCTACAACCAACGCACAAGCTAAACCTCAGGGGAGTAGGCCAG TCATTGACGGTGCTGCACTTAGAATAGACGACCGACTGCGAGTAGCAAAAGAGAGGcgagaggaggcagagaaacaACAGG tTGTGAGAGACTCTCAGATCATGGAGCGGGAGCGCAAGGCCAAGGTGCAAGTGGAGCGTCAGATGGAGGAGCGTCAGAAAAAGGTTGATGACCAGCGAAAAAAGGAGGAGCAGAAACGATTGGctgtggaggagaagaggaaacagaaacaggaagaggaaaag GAGCACTATGAGGCGATGATGCGGCGGACATTAGAGCGTAGTCAGCGAGTGGAGCAGAGGCAGAAGAGATGGTCCTGGGGAGGACTGTCCACAGACTCTGATGGGCGAACAG GAGACTCAGATGCCGGCTCTTCATCTCCAGTAACTATAGTTATCTCCCCTGCCTCGCCAGAAAAGCCACCAAGGAGTCAACAAG TGGACAAGCGCTCCACATCCACCATGAACCTGAAACAGCCGTCCGAGGCTGGCATCAGCAAACGCCTATCCTCCTCTTCTGCCACCCTTATCAAATCTCCTGACAAAC gtgtTAAGCCGAGGAGTTCATCTTGTAATCGGTTGCCTAACAATGGCAATGCTGCTCAGGCCAGTAAGGAAGACTgcaaaaagcctcaggtggaaCTGACAG GCCGTTCCGTCAGGAGGAGAAGTTCCTCCCTCACACGAGTAAGTGAGGGCAGAGCACAGGCCACTGCCAAGCCTGATAAGGCGACAACGGAAGATCAAG CCTCTGCCAGCCCCCTGCACCCACCGCGGGGGCCTGTGCGCAGCCGCAGCATTGACCGACAGAAGAGCGGGATGACCACCTCTGTGTCGGCCGACGGAGCCCTCGACCCCTCAACG AAGGACAAACAGTTTACATCACCTGGCGGGCAACGTCCCGCCTCTCCATCTAGCAGCCTGGGACGCAACCGTTCACCATCCCCAGCCCCCAGCCCAGCCCCAAAGAGGACGCCCTCCCCAACAGTACCCAA GCAAAGTTCCAGGACACGCCCACCCTCACCGGGTGCAATGAAACAACGCCCCCCATCCCCCCAGCCGACATCGGCCAAACCGCCACCTATCCAGAAGCCTGCTCTCACTCCAACAGGGCCCCCCACCTTGCGAAAGAGGGACTCCAAGTCCAAGGATCTGTGTCCTGTCCAGGCTGTTTCTCCACAGTCGTCGGATTCCAACAAGACCAAAGAGAAAGATG ACCCTAAAGCCTCGACGGGCACCAACTCGGCCGCTGAGGCAGCCAAGATCCTGGCAGAGAACCGCAGACTGATGcgagagcagaaagagagagaggagcagctcCGGGTtcagagggaagaagaggagaa GCtgagaaaggaagaagagatgCGTTTAGCGGAGGAGGCTCGACTTTTacgcctggaggaggagaagaagcttgcagaggagaggaaaattCAAGACGAGGAAGATGCTCGTCTAGCAGAGGAGGAGCGGGTGAGAATGGCAGAAGAGGAGGCAGTGAAACAGGTCGAGCTCCAGAAGGAACGGGAGGAGGCTGAGGCCAAGGCcctggaggaggcagagagagtcCGTCTGGAAAGAGACCGCATtatgcagcagaaccagcaaGAACgaatggagaggaagaag AGAATTgaagaaataatgaaaagaacaagaaaaggAGACCAAAGTGACTTGAAG AGTGATGCAGGAGATGACGATAAGCAGGAGAatgacgaggacgaggaagatgAGGGAGAGGACTGTGACACCCAGA GCCAGTCAGATGACACCGGCATGGAAGATGAAAAATACGAGTCTGGTGAGGCACAACGAAAGGAGCCCCTGGGCAGCGTGAACGGAAAACCAGAGACGGATGACAAGGAGAATAACAATGGCCTAAGCACAGCGGAGACTCAGGCAGTAAG TCTAGTCCCTAAGAGCCGCCTCGTCGAGGACTCTGAGTTCCTGAACGAGCAGGACGCCGCCAAGGTGGGCTTGGTCTCAGGTCTCAATGGTAAATCCAACCAGTGGAGCTTTGAGGAACTCATTGACCTTAACGTCCACTCTAAGGCTCTGCCCCTCATCAAAGCGGAGGACAGTAACCAGGTCTTGATCAACTGTGATGGGAGCTCAGATGGGACCAGGGTAGCCTTCGAGGACAAGGGAACCCCCGTCAACACCCTGCATTCCTCTAATCAACCCATAGAAGCCCTTTCAG AGATTTGA
- the map7d3 gene encoding ensconsin isoform X5: MAEGATTLKGLRAQMAAAAQAQAEERRSLSGNSPGPTTNAQAKPQGSRPVIDGAALRIDDRLRVAKERREEAEKQQVVRDSQIMERERKAKVQVERQMEERQKKVDDQRKKEEQKRLAVEEKRKQKQEEEKEHYEAMMRRTLERSQRVEQRQKRWSWGGLSTDSDGRTVDKRSTSTMNLKQPSEAGISKRLSSSSATLIKSPDKRVKPRSSSCNRLPNNGNAAQASKEDCKKPQVELTGRSVRRRSSSLTRVSEGRAQATAKPDKATTEDQARRPPACTVDGGVLSRLLTPTQASLARSKSAAALSAEGTNAPECHLCPRSASASPLHPPRGPVRSRSIDRQKSGMTTSVSADGALDPSTKDKQFTSPGGQRPASPSSSLGRNRSPSPAPSPAPKRTPSPTVPKQSSRTRPPSPGAMKQRPPSPQPTSAKPPPIQKPALTPTGPPTLRKRDSKSKDLCPVQAVSPQSSDSNKTKEKDDPKASTGTNSAAEAAKILAENRRLMREQKEREEQLRVQREEEEKLRKEEEMRLAEEARLLRLEEEKKLAEERKIQDEEDARLAEEERVRMAEEEAVKQVELQKEREEAEAKALEEAERVRLERDRIMQQNQQERMERKKRIEEIMKRTRKGDQSDLKSDAGDDDKQENDEDEEDEGEDCDTQSQSDDTGMEDEKYESGEAQRKEPLGSVNGKPETDDKENNNGLSTAETQAVSLVPKSRLVEDSEFLNEQDAAKVGLVSGLNGKSNQWSFEELIDLNVHSKALPLIKAEDSNQVLINCDGSSDGTRVAFEDKGTPVNTLHSSNQPIEALSEI; encoded by the exons ctgcagctgcacaaGCACAAGCCGAGGAGCGGCGCAGCCTGTCAGGGAACAGCCCAGGGCCTACAACCAACGCACAAGCTAAACCTCAGGGGAGTAGGCCAG TCATTGACGGTGCTGCACTTAGAATAGACGACCGACTGCGAGTAGCAAAAGAGAGGcgagaggaggcagagaaacaACAGG tTGTGAGAGACTCTCAGATCATGGAGCGGGAGCGCAAGGCCAAGGTGCAAGTGGAGCGTCAGATGGAGGAGCGTCAGAAAAAGGTTGATGACCAGCGAAAAAAGGAGGAGCAGAAACGATTGGctgtggaggagaagaggaaacagaaacaggaagaggaaaag GAGCACTATGAGGCGATGATGCGGCGGACATTAGAGCGTAGTCAGCGAGTGGAGCAGAGGCAGAAGAGATGGTCCTGGGGAGGACTGTCCACAGACTCTGATGGGCGAACAG TGGACAAGCGCTCCACATCCACCATGAACCTGAAACAGCCGTCCGAGGCTGGCATCAGCAAACGCCTATCCTCCTCTTCTGCCACCCTTATCAAATCTCCTGACAAAC gtgtTAAGCCGAGGAGTTCATCTTGTAATCGGTTGCCTAACAATGGCAATGCTGCTCAGGCCAGTAAGGAAGACTgcaaaaagcctcaggtggaaCTGACAG GCCGTTCCGTCAGGAGGAGAAGTTCCTCCCTCACACGAGTAAGTGAGGGCAGAGCACAGGCCACTGCCAAGCCTGATAAGGCGACAACGGAAGATCAAG CTCGCAGGCCACCGGCTTGCACTGTGGACGGAGGGGTCCTTAGTCGCCTGCTCACCCCCACCCAGGCCTCACTAGCTAGGAGCAAGAGCGCCGCCGCCCTGTCAGCTGAAGGAACAAATGCCCCAG AGTGTCACCTGTGTCCTCGCTCAGCCTCTGCCAGCCCCCTGCACCCACCGCGGGGGCCTGTGCGCAGCCGCAGCATTGACCGACAGAAGAGCGGGATGACCACCTCTGTGTCGGCCGACGGAGCCCTCGACCCCTCAACG AAGGACAAACAGTTTACATCACCTGGCGGGCAACGTCCCGCCTCTCCATCTAGCAGCCTGGGACGCAACCGTTCACCATCCCCAGCCCCCAGCCCAGCCCCAAAGAGGACGCCCTCCCCAACAGTACCCAA GCAAAGTTCCAGGACACGCCCACCCTCACCGGGTGCAATGAAACAACGCCCCCCATCCCCCCAGCCGACATCGGCCAAACCGCCACCTATCCAGAAGCCTGCTCTCACTCCAACAGGGCCCCCCACCTTGCGAAAGAGGGACTCCAAGTCCAAGGATCTGTGTCCTGTCCAGGCTGTTTCTCCACAGTCGTCGGATTCCAACAAGACCAAAGAGAAAGATG ACCCTAAAGCCTCGACGGGCACCAACTCGGCCGCTGAGGCAGCCAAGATCCTGGCAGAGAACCGCAGACTGATGcgagagcagaaagagagagaggagcagctcCGGGTtcagagggaagaagaggagaa GCtgagaaaggaagaagagatgCGTTTAGCGGAGGAGGCTCGACTTTTacgcctggaggaggagaagaagcttgcagaggagaggaaaattCAAGACGAGGAAGATGCTCGTCTAGCAGAGGAGGAGCGGGTGAGAATGGCAGAAGAGGAGGCAGTGAAACAGGTCGAGCTCCAGAAGGAACGGGAGGAGGCTGAGGCCAAGGCcctggaggaggcagagagagtcCGTCTGGAAAGAGACCGCATtatgcagcagaaccagcaaGAACgaatggagaggaagaag AGAATTgaagaaataatgaaaagaacaagaaaaggAGACCAAAGTGACTTGAAG AGTGATGCAGGAGATGACGATAAGCAGGAGAatgacgaggacgaggaagatgAGGGAGAGGACTGTGACACCCAGA GCCAGTCAGATGACACCGGCATGGAAGATGAAAAATACGAGTCTGGTGAGGCACAACGAAAGGAGCCCCTGGGCAGCGTGAACGGAAAACCAGAGACGGATGACAAGGAGAATAACAATGGCCTAAGCACAGCGGAGACTCAGGCAGTAAG TCTAGTCCCTAAGAGCCGCCTCGTCGAGGACTCTGAGTTCCTGAACGAGCAGGACGCCGCCAAGGTGGGCTTGGTCTCAGGTCTCAATGGTAAATCCAACCAGTGGAGCTTTGAGGAACTCATTGACCTTAACGTCCACTCTAAGGCTCTGCCCCTCATCAAAGCGGAGGACAGTAACCAGGTCTTGATCAACTGTGATGGGAGCTCAGATGGGACCAGGGTAGCCTTCGAGGACAAGGGAACCCCCGTCAACACCCTGCATTCCTCTAATCAACCCATAGAAGCCCTTTCAG AGATTTGA
- the map7d3 gene encoding ensconsin isoform X4 codes for MAEGATTLKGLRAQMAAAAQAQAEERRSLSGNSPGPTTNAQAKPQGSRPVIDGAALRIDDRLRVAKERREEAEKQQVVRDSQIMERERKAKVQVERQMEERQKKVDDQRKKEEQKRLAVEEKRKQKQEEEKEHYEAMMRRTLERSQRVEQRQKRWSWGGLSTDSDGRTGDSDAGSSSPVTIVISPASPEKPPRSQQVDKRSTSTMNLKQPSEAGISKRLSSSSATLIKSPDKRVKPRSSSCNRLPNNGNAAQASKEDCKKPQVELTGRSVRRRSSSLTRVSEGRAQATAKPDKATTEDQARRPPACTVDGGVLSRLLTPTQASLARSKSAAALSAEGTNAPECHLCPRSASASPLHPPRGPVRSRSIDRQKSGMTTSVSADGALDPSTKDKQFTSPGGQRPASPSSSLGRNRSPSPAPSPAPKRTPSPTVPKQSSRTRPPSPGAMKQRPPSPQPTSAKPPPIQKPALTPTGPPTLRKRDSKSKDLCPVQAVSPQSSDSNKTKEKDDPKASTGTNSAAEAAKILAENRRLMREQKEREEQLRVQREEEEKLRKEEEMRLAEEARLLRLEEEKKLAEERKIQDEEDARLAEEERVRMAEEEAVKQVELQKEREEAEAKALEEAERVRLERDRIMQQNQQERMERKKRIEEIMKRTRKGDQSDLKSDAGDDDKQENDEDEEDEGEDCDTQSQSDDTGMEDEKYESGEAQRKEPLGSVNGKPETDDKENNNGLSTAETQAVSLVPKSRLVEDSEFLNEQDAAKALPLIKAEDSNQVLINCDGSSDGTRVAFEDKGTPVNTLHSSNQPIEALSEI; via the exons ctgcagctgcacaaGCACAAGCCGAGGAGCGGCGCAGCCTGTCAGGGAACAGCCCAGGGCCTACAACCAACGCACAAGCTAAACCTCAGGGGAGTAGGCCAG TCATTGACGGTGCTGCACTTAGAATAGACGACCGACTGCGAGTAGCAAAAGAGAGGcgagaggaggcagagaaacaACAGG tTGTGAGAGACTCTCAGATCATGGAGCGGGAGCGCAAGGCCAAGGTGCAAGTGGAGCGTCAGATGGAGGAGCGTCAGAAAAAGGTTGATGACCAGCGAAAAAAGGAGGAGCAGAAACGATTGGctgtggaggagaagaggaaacagaaacaggaagaggaaaag GAGCACTATGAGGCGATGATGCGGCGGACATTAGAGCGTAGTCAGCGAGTGGAGCAGAGGCAGAAGAGATGGTCCTGGGGAGGACTGTCCACAGACTCTGATGGGCGAACAG GAGACTCAGATGCCGGCTCTTCATCTCCAGTAACTATAGTTATCTCCCCTGCCTCGCCAGAAAAGCCACCAAGGAGTCAACAAG TGGACAAGCGCTCCACATCCACCATGAACCTGAAACAGCCGTCCGAGGCTGGCATCAGCAAACGCCTATCCTCCTCTTCTGCCACCCTTATCAAATCTCCTGACAAAC gtgtTAAGCCGAGGAGTTCATCTTGTAATCGGTTGCCTAACAATGGCAATGCTGCTCAGGCCAGTAAGGAAGACTgcaaaaagcctcaggtggaaCTGACAG GCCGTTCCGTCAGGAGGAGAAGTTCCTCCCTCACACGAGTAAGTGAGGGCAGAGCACAGGCCACTGCCAAGCCTGATAAGGCGACAACGGAAGATCAAG CTCGCAGGCCACCGGCTTGCACTGTGGACGGAGGGGTCCTTAGTCGCCTGCTCACCCCCACCCAGGCCTCACTAGCTAGGAGCAAGAGCGCCGCCGCCCTGTCAGCTGAAGGAACAAATGCCCCAG AGTGTCACCTGTGTCCTCGCTCAGCCTCTGCCAGCCCCCTGCACCCACCGCGGGGGCCTGTGCGCAGCCGCAGCATTGACCGACAGAAGAGCGGGATGACCACCTCTGTGTCGGCCGACGGAGCCCTCGACCCCTCAACG AAGGACAAACAGTTTACATCACCTGGCGGGCAACGTCCCGCCTCTCCATCTAGCAGCCTGGGACGCAACCGTTCACCATCCCCAGCCCCCAGCCCAGCCCCAAAGAGGACGCCCTCCCCAACAGTACCCAA GCAAAGTTCCAGGACACGCCCACCCTCACCGGGTGCAATGAAACAACGCCCCCCATCCCCCCAGCCGACATCGGCCAAACCGCCACCTATCCAGAAGCCTGCTCTCACTCCAACAGGGCCCCCCACCTTGCGAAAGAGGGACTCCAAGTCCAAGGATCTGTGTCCTGTCCAGGCTGTTTCTCCACAGTCGTCGGATTCCAACAAGACCAAAGAGAAAGATG ACCCTAAAGCCTCGACGGGCACCAACTCGGCCGCTGAGGCAGCCAAGATCCTGGCAGAGAACCGCAGACTGATGcgagagcagaaagagagagaggagcagctcCGGGTtcagagggaagaagaggagaa GCtgagaaaggaagaagagatgCGTTTAGCGGAGGAGGCTCGACTTTTacgcctggaggaggagaagaagcttgcagaggagaggaaaattCAAGACGAGGAAGATGCTCGTCTAGCAGAGGAGGAGCGGGTGAGAATGGCAGAAGAGGAGGCAGTGAAACAGGTCGAGCTCCAGAAGGAACGGGAGGAGGCTGAGGCCAAGGCcctggaggaggcagagagagtcCGTCTGGAAAGAGACCGCATtatgcagcagaaccagcaaGAACgaatggagaggaagaag AGAATTgaagaaataatgaaaagaacaagaaaaggAGACCAAAGTGACTTGAAG AGTGATGCAGGAGATGACGATAAGCAGGAGAatgacgaggacgaggaagatgAGGGAGAGGACTGTGACACCCAGA GCCAGTCAGATGACACCGGCATGGAAGATGAAAAATACGAGTCTGGTGAGGCACAACGAAAGGAGCCCCTGGGCAGCGTGAACGGAAAACCAGAGACGGATGACAAGGAGAATAACAATGGCCTAAGCACAGCGGAGACTCAGGCAGTAAG TCTAGTCCCTAAGAGCCGCCTCGTCGAGGACTCTGAGTTCCTGAACGAGCAGGACGCCGCCAAG GCTCTGCCCCTCATCAAAGCGGAGGACAGTAACCAGGTCTTGATCAACTGTGATGGGAGCTCAGATGGGACCAGGGTAGCCTTCGAGGACAAGGGAACCCCCGTCAACACCCTGCATTCCTCTAATCAACCCATAGAAGCCCTTTCAG AGATTTGA